A portion of the Symphalangus syndactylus isolate Jambi chromosome 13, NHGRI_mSymSyn1-v2.1_pri, whole genome shotgun sequence genome contains these proteins:
- the ZNF461 gene encoding LOW QUALITY PROTEIN: zinc finger protein 461 (The sequence of the model RefSeq protein was modified relative to this genomic sequence to represent the inferred CDS: substituted 2 bases at 2 genomic stop codons): MINHENMPIFSQHTLLTQEFYDREKISECKKCRKIFSYHLFLSHHKRTHSKELSECKECTEIVNTPCLFKQQTIENGDKCNECKECWKAFVHCSQLKHLRIHNGEKRYECNECGKAFNYGSELTLHQRIHTGEKPYECKECGKAFRQRSQLTQHQRLHTGEKPYECKQCGKAFIRGFQLTEHLXLHTGEKPYECKECGKTFRHCSHLTIHQRIHTGEKPYECWECGKAFSYHSSFSHRQKIHSGKKPYECHECGKAFCDGLKLTLHQRIHTGEKPYECKECGKTFRXCSHLKRHQRIHTGEKPHERVTCGKAFRLHSHLIQHQRIHTGEKPYECKECGKAFSYHSSFSHHQRIHSGKKPYQCGKAFNHRLQLNLHQTLHTGEKPVRFPLLPPHPSLAS; this comes from the coding sequence ATGATTAACCATGAAAACATGCCCATTTTTAGCCAACATACTTTACTCACTCAAGAATTTTATGATAGAGAGAAAATCTCTGAATGTAAAAAGTGTAGAAAAATCTTCAGTTACCATTTATTTCTTAGTCACCACAAAAGAACTCATTCTAAAGAACTTTCTGAATGTAAAGAATGCACAGAAATTGTTAATACACCATGCCTTTTTAAACAACAGACAATTGAAAATGGTGACAAATGCAATGAGTGTAAAGAATGTTGGAAGGCCTTTGTTCATTGCTCACAACTTAAACATCTAAGAATTCATAATGGTGAAAAACGCTATGAATGTAACgaatgtgggaaggcctttaATTATGGCTCAGAACTTACTCTACATCAAAGAAttcacactggtgagaaaccttatgaatgtaaagaatgtgggaaggcctttagACAGCGATCACAGCTTACTCAACATCAGAGACTTCATACTGGtgaaaaaccctatgaatgtaagcaaTGTGGGAAGGCTTTTATTCGTGGCTTTCAACTTACTGAACATCTGTGACTCcatactggtgagaaaccttatgaatgtaaagaatgtggaaagACTTTTAGGCATTGCTCACATCTTACTatacatcagagaattcatactggtgagaaaccctatgaatgttgggaatgtgggaaggcctttagCTATCACTCAAGCTTCTCGCACCGTCAGAAAATTCATTCTGGCAAGAAACCTTATGAATGTCATGAATGTGGGAAGGCTTTTTGTGATGGCTTAAAACTAACCCTACATCAGAGGattcatactggtgagaaaccctatgagtgtaaggaatgtgggaagacTTTTAGATAGTGTTCACACCTCAAAagacatcagagaattcatactggtgagaaacctCATGAACGCGTGACATGTGGTAAGGCCTTTAGACTTCATTCACACCTTATTCAACATCAAAGaattcatactggtgagaaaccctatgaatgtaaggaatgtgggaaggcctttagCTATCATTCAAGCTTCTCACACCATCAGAGAATTCATTCTGGAAAGAAACCTTATCAATGCGGGAAGGCGTTTAATCATAGATTACAACTTAACTTACATCAGACTCTTCATACTGGTGAGAAGCCAGTCAggtttcctctcctccctccccatcctAGTCTAGCATCATGA